GCACACTTTGATGTGCCAGCACCAGAGAGTCTAATTTTTGTCGGCTGGTTTGAAGGCGGCAATGTGTTCCCAAGCGGATCGACCTATCGTCGTGGGAACGGGAAGATCTTTTATTTCCAACCTGGTCATGAATCTTATCCAACCTACTACAACAAAGAAATCCAAAGAGTGATCATCAATGGTGTGAACTGGTGTGCACCAACGAAGCGTGATTATCCAGTTTACGGACATTCTGAAGCTTTGGAGCCAATCAAAGAAAAGGTGGTATTATAAATGAAATTAGGCGTATTTGATCCTGTATTTGGAAGTTTGACTCTCGATGAGATGCTTGATAAAATCGCTGCTGCTGGTTTGAATGCGGTAGAGATCGGTTCAGGAGGCAATCCCGGAAATGCCCACTGTCCAACAGATGAGCTGCTTGCCAGCGAATCAGCACGTAAGGAATATCTGGAGAAGTTCACGAAACGTGGCATTATGATCAGTGCATTCAGTTGCCATAATAACCCGATTTCGCCGGATAAAGAAGAAGCTCGTGAAGGCGACGAAATTCTGCGTAAGTCGATCAAGCTAGCTTCGCTAATGGGCGTTAAGGTAGTGAACACTTTCTCGGGAACCGCGGGAGACAGCGACGATGCAAAAGCACCGAACTGGCCAGTTACACCTTGGCCTACCGTGTACAGCGACATCAAAACCTGGCAGTGGGAGCATAAACTGATCCCTTACTGGAAGGAAATTGGTAAGCTGGCTGAGGAGCATGGCGTTAAGATCGGTATCGAGCTTCATGGCGGATTCCTCTGCCATACTCCTTACACGATTCTGAAGCTTAGAGAAGCAACCTGTGATGCGATTGGCGCGAATCTAGACCCGAGCCATCTGTGGTGGCAAGGCATCGATCCTGTAGGCGCGATCAAGATTCTTGGTAAAGCTGGTGCGATCCATCACTTCCATGCCAAGGATACGTACCTGGATCAGGACAATATTAATATGTATGGTCTAACGGATATGCAGCCTTACGGCGATGTACAGACCCGCGCGTGGACCTTCCGCTCCGTTGGCTGTGGACACAGCATATCTGAATGGTCGGATATCATGAGTGCGCTGCGTACTTACGGTTATGATTATGTGGTCAGCATCGAGCATGAAGACCCTCTTATGACGGTAGACGAAGGCTTCCAACGTGCAGTAACCAATTTGCAATCCATTCTTATTCGCGATCAACCACAAGGTATGTGGTGGGCGTAAGAATAGTTTAAGAACGAAAGGTCTTGATTCTCTAGTGTTTGTAGAGGATCAAGACCTTTTTTTGCGTGTTTATGTGGATGTGGGTTAGGATAATGTGCGGATGAAGAAAATAGCAGAAAGCAAGGTTCTAAGATGAATAAAGGAGAGACAACAATGTTACTAGAAGTTATTGCTACAACATTAAGTGATGCAGTAATGGCCGAGCGTTATGGAGCTGATCGAATTGAATTGATCACTGGGATCAGTGAAGGGGGATTGACGCCCAGTCTGGGACTTATTGAAAAAGTGCGCAATGCTGTCTCTATCCCGGTCAGGGTAATGGTTAGACCCCATGCCAGATCCTTTTCTTATGATAAGGATGACATAGAAACCATGGAGCAGGATATTCAGCATATCGTATCTATCGGCGGGTTATCTGTCGTAATGGGTATGTTACGCCCTGATGGAACAATTGACGAAGAGTCACTTCAAAGGCTGCTTCATACTGCAAAAGGTTTGGAGGTGACATTCCATCGTGCTTTTGATGAAGTGAGGGATCAATTTGAGGCGTTAGAAATATTGATGCGTTATCCTCAAATTACTGACATTCTAACATCAGGAGCCGAGAATACAGCCCCTAAAGGTGCGGAACGTCTTGCTGCACTGGAGCAGCTTACCTCGGAGCAATCTATATCTATTCTTGCTGGCAGTGGGTTAACGGCAGACGGGTTAAGTGATTTTATAAAACAAACGGGTGTGCGACGAGTGCATTTCGGTTCAGCCGTTAGAGAAGATGGAGATGCGCTAAAGCCGATAGATCCTCTTCGCTTGCAGGCTGTTCGAAACCTTCTGAATAAAAGGAAAGATCACTAGCTTACCGTCATTATTGATTCCATTCTTCGATAAACTTGTCAGCAGATTTCGATTTAATTTCCGTATATTGGATGATATTATAAAATTGGAATATTAAATTTGCAAATGTTGATCAAGTCAAATATGACAATCGGAGGATGATCCACAGTGAGTAAGGTACAGTTTTCGGTTCAAGTAAGGCTGGTATCCAATCTGGAGCGGTCCAAGGAATTTTACGCTACAGTGTTAAGCTGTGAAGTGAATGATTGGTGGGCGGTACGCGATGAATTTGCACTGGGATTTAAGCTAATTCAAGCAGCTCGTATTGAAGATGTACTACCCAATTCAGCAGGACAAGGTCAGATCATTCCGTGGGATACCTATGCTTATGTGGAGACTCATTCTGAGCTTGACGAGCTATATGAAGAGCTAAAGGGTAAAGGAGCAGAATTTGTTCAAGAGCCTGATCTTCAGGAAGCAGACTGGGGGAGCTGGAAGGATTTTGCGATTAAAGATCCGGATGGATACGTGATTGCATTTGGTTCAGGTAAGAAACATTAGTTGTCTAATCATGAAATACTGAGCATATAAAATATAGAGCTGATCTTTGGTTATCCAAAGGTCGGCTTTTTTAATGTGCGTTCACTTGGTTACAGTATTGCAATCTCTGCGTCAAATGTGGGGGACGAGTTGAAAAGAATAGGTACAGGTTGGTATGCAACAAAATTGAAATGATTTCGTCTTTATATATGGAGGTGGAGAAAATTGGGATTTTTCGTTTCGGGTGGCCGGTTTGAATCATTATTACAGCGGAACATGAAGCTGATGCTTGTATTTGGGCTTCTGTTCGCTGCATGTTTTACAGGTGTGGGAAAGGCGGAAGCTGCTGCTGGATCAGATCTGATTATCGTGAACAAAAAAACAAACAAACTCGCGTATTTCAGTGATGGTAAGCTTGTGAAGACTTTTCCAGTCGCAACAGGAAAATCAAAGGAACTGACGCCTGAAGGCAGCTTCAAAATGGTAGTTAAAGTAAAGAACAGACCCTATTACAAAGAGAAAATACCCGGGGGTGATCCGGCCAATCCACTTGGCGACCGCTGGCTAGGGCTAGAAGTGAACGGAACTTATGGTACCACATATGCGATTCACGGCAATAATAATGAGTCCTCCATAGGAAAGTATGTCAGCGCCGGATGTATTCGAATGCATAATGATGACATCCACTGGCTGTACCCAAAAATAGCTAAAAATACAAGGGTCATTATTACAACAAGCACACTGGCTATGGAGAGTATTGCGACTAAAAATGGGTATTCCGTAGGAAGTAAGATGTTTGCTGGAGCTTTTGAGCTGGATGGAGTCACGACAAAGCTAAAAGATCCTTTTTTAATGGATAACTCCCGTGTATTTGTTCCGCTGAGAGAATCTGTAGCCTTGTTAGGTGGAACTTTACAGAGCAAAGCTGGAACAGGTGCACTGCTAATTACGATAGGAAATCGTACGGTGGCACATCAGCCTTTATCCGATCAGGCTGTTGTAAATGGAAAGACGTTTACGATACCAGCGTCCCGTAATGAAAATGGTCGATTGATGATTCCGCTGAGCATCTTGCCCGAATTATTTGGTATTCAGGTGCAATGGAGTTCACAGTCTCAGTCGGTAAAGATTATTTTATAACTATTCTTGAACTTTTAATTCTGGCTTAAATGGGTATATACTATATTCATTCAAACCAATTCGGACAATGACGGAGGACCACCGACTAATGAATAACTAACACGTTTCCTAGAAGAAGACCATAGAGCTTGTGAAGTGCATATGCACAAGTCACGGATCACCCGTTCAGGGTGATAACGGTCAGGGATACGTGTGTCGGTCGGGGGTCTTACGTTGCTTTTATATGAATAGATCTATCTATTGTTTGGTTTACTCTGCATACAGCAGGTGATCACGGCCGTAGTCTATTCATGTTATGGCATATTTCCCCCCCCATCATACGCTATTTGACCGCAGACCGCTGGCTGCGGTTTTTTATTTGCAATATAATCGGAGGAATGAAATATGACCCTAATAAAAGCAAAAAATATACGTAAAGAATGGAACGGGACCCTGTTGTTCGAGAAGGTGTCCTTTGAGATATCAGAAGGAGAGCGTGTGCTCTTGTTCGGTCGTAATGGAATCGGCAAAACCACATTGCTTAAGGGGCTGATCGGTCGCCTCCTCTTTGAGGAGGGAAGTATCTATCATGGTTTGCCACGTGAGGAATGGGGTGTGCTGGATCAGCAGCTAGAAGTGTCCGAAGAAGTGACCGCCTTGGATTACGTAATCGCCGGATCGCCAGAGCTCCCCCAATTGAAGCGCAGGCTTGAAATTCTCAGTCAGAGGTTGCAGGAGCAGAACGACGAGAGTGAAGCGGGACTTACTGAATACGCCGAAGTGTACGATCAATACTTGCAGCTTGGTGGTTATGACTGGGAGGCAAAAGCGGAAAAATGCTTGAAGCAGCTCAAACTTGAGCGTTCGGTTTGGAATGTGCCGTACCCATCGCTAAGCGGTGGGCAAAAGACACGCGTTCAATTGGCCGCATTGTTAGCTCAGCAGCCGAAGCTGTTGATTCTAGATGAGCCGACGAATCACTTAGATGGAGAAACGATGGAGTGGTTGGAACAATGGGTCCATACCTATCCCGGAACTGTGCTTTATGTTTCGCATGATCGTACGTTCATCGATCGAACGGCGACGGCGTTGCTGGAGCTTAGTCCAGAGGGGTGTCGCCGGTATTCGGGTGGATATACGCAGTATCGGGAGCAGAAGGAGGTAGAGGCGCGAACGCTAGAGGGACAATATAAGAAGCAGGAACAGGAAAAGGAGAAGCTGCTGGAGAGCATCAGAAGGTATTCCGAATGGTTCCAACAGGCACACCGTGCTGCCGGACAGCATGATTTCCTGCGTGCGAAATCAAAGAAGAACGTATCTCGTCTTCATGCGAAGGAAGCTGCACTCGAACGCTTAAATAAGAACCGTGTGGAATTACCACGCGAGACAAGTAAGCTGAAGATGAAGCTGGAAAGTGAAGCGTTTATGGCGGACACTTTGCTGTCACTCCGTGAGATTGATTTTGCATATAAGGGTAGTGCGCCTGTACTGAAAAATTTCAGTTTGTCATTGAATCGAGGCGATCGTCTCGCTATTCTGGGTCCTAATGGTGTCGGTAAGTCTTCTTTGCTGAAGCTGATTGCTGGTATTCATCAACCTAGCAAAGGTGAAGTGCGGCTGCATCCGCGTACGAAGGTTGGTTATTTTGCGCAAGAGCTCGATAATCTAGCGGTGTCGTCCACCATTCTGGATAGTTTGCTTGAACTGCCAGGTATGACCCAAACGGAGGCACGAACGATTCTGGGCTGCTTTTTATTTTCGCGGGATGATGTCTTTAAACGAATTGGTGATTTAAGTCTGGGGGAGAAATGTCGTGTAGCTTTCCTTAAACTGTACTTTGGAAAAGCTAACCTATTAGTACTGGATGAACCCACCAATTATCTGGACATTGACACTAGGGAACGAGTAGAAGAAGCGCTAAGGGTATATCCGGGAGGAATTGTGATGGTCTCACATGACCGGTACCTTCACACTAAAGTAGCTAATCGTTTGGTAATACTAGCACCGACTCAGGCACCGAAGTTTTTTCAAGGCTCCTATGAGGAATACATCTCAAAAGACAGGAGTCGCGTGCTTACCCGTAAAGAACAGGCCCTTGAGGACGACCTCGTTCTTCTGCAGCTGCGTCTGAATCAACTGATCCAGAGCGGAACTAGGAATACAGAGGAGGAGAATGAAGCGTTAATGGCGGAAATCGTTAATCTGAGGGCGCAGATTCAGGAAATAGAGGGTAAGGAAAAAACTATACACTCATAGGGAAGAACCGACACAACCTAGCTCAGGATAGAAGGTATCTTGGGCTGGGTTGTTTTTTTATTCCGTTAGAAGTCATCACAGTCAAAGTGTATAATTGGGTGAATATGGATGTTTTGCGTACAGAAAATTTTGAAGGGGAGGCTCTAGAAATGAGAAAACTAGGTTCTTTTATATTGGAATTACTTCGAATGTGTGTATTGCTTGTGTTGACCTTGTTTATTTTAGGCGGGGTAGAGAGATTTATATATCAATCTATATTTGGTCAGCCTATGTATAACTGGAGTATGGCGCTCGGGAATTTATTGATATTTTTTATGCTGTATCGGAATCATTTTCAGTTTAAAGGTTGGTACAAATCGCACAAAAATCAAAAGCTAACGATCCTCACTACGAGAATCACAATGGTTGTATCGCTAGGACTTATCATCCTGCCGATCGGGCTCGGCTAAGCCTATGAGGATTAGAATCATCGGGGGCTGTGATGATTTTTGAATGGAATCGGGGATATGATCAGGAAGCGATACATAGAATAGTTGAATTAACGAATAATTTTTCTGATAGACGGGTGATTCTAAAGCATAATAAGGAACTGGAAACCATTATTGAAGAGCGGATAATCAGGATGAATGAATAAAGTAAGCATAGAGAGTGAGGCCCTAATATGGATAATTATAAGGTTGAACGTTTGGAACAGGAGGATTTCATAGGCTTTTGGAAAAGAGTTCTCGCTACTATTCTTGATCTCCTTATCATTCTGATACCTGCGGTTATTGTATACTGGATATTCAATTCATTAGCTGTATCCTTGCATTCGGAGATTCCCATCATCCTTGAGTATATTTTCTTCGTCGTGTTTGATGTTTTTATGATCGTTAGATTTGGAGGAACGCCTGGGAAGCTGGTTTTAAAGATGAAAATTGTCAATCAGCAAGGGAATATCCCAACGTTGAAGGAAGCTCTAATTCGAAATATTTTCCGAATCATTAGTACGATTTTTTCAATGATTGTTGGCGTAAGCCTCTACGATCTCACTGTGATTTCCACCACTCTTAATTTATGGGCACCTTTAGCTACTGACCTCAGTAAAATACTTGGCCTCATCATGCTTGTGGATTATCTATTTGTCGCATTTACTCCCCGTAAACGGGCGCTTCACGATATGATGGCTGGTACTTATGTTGTTGATAAATCCGCAATCTAAAGGATGCTTTTATAAGCATCCTTTTTTTAATATTAAGTATTTTACTATTAAATAATTTACTATTAAATAATTTACTATTAAATATTTTAGTGTTAAAATATATGTCGAAGCAGCTAATAATTATGAATATCTAAGGAGGATGTCTTGGAAAACCCAGATATTTTTAGACTCATACATGCAGTTGAATTATTCACGAATGAAATTATTGTTCGATGGATGAATGCTTTTGACCACAATATTGGGATATCTCCTGTTCTCGTCTTGGGAGAATTGAATAAAAAGGGTCCCCAGAAGCAAACTACTTTGGCTAAGAAGCTAGGTTATACGCCGGGGGCGATGACGAATATTGCCAATCGCTTAATTAAGCAGGAAATGGCCGAGCGCAAATATAACGAGGATGATCGCCGAAATGTACTGCTGTCTATCACGGACAAAGGCAGAGATGTACTGAAGGAAGCACAGCTAAAAGGGCAGGAGCTCCGAGCTGAAATGTTTCAGAAGCTCGATGAAGAAGAACTGCAGCAATTCTTGAAAATCTATGAAAAGTTGTTAACGAGCTTTGATAGCTCTGAAACATAAATGAAGTCATCTAAGAATCTTAATCACATTATAAAGGGGTATGAATATGGGAAGAGTTCAAGGTAAGGTTGCATTAGTAACTGGAGGCGCTTCAGGTATTGGCTTATCAGCCGCTACTTTAATGGCTAGAGAAGGAGCCAAAGTTGTCATCGCCGATTTTAATGTAGAGGCTGCCAAAGAAGCAGCGGCTAAGATTAAAAGTGAAGGTGGAGAGGCGGAAGGTCTTTTCCTGGATGCATCCCAAGCGGATTCGATCAAGGAAGCTGTTGATTTCACAGTCGCTCAGTATGGCACAATTACAGTCTTATTTAACAATGTAGGTCTAACTAATCTGCAAAAAGACCTAGATGTCGTCAACATAGATTTGGAAGAATGGGATCGCTTGATGAATGTGAACACCAAAAGTGTTCTGTTAGGCAGCCGGTTTGCCATTCCACATATGATTAAAGCGGGCGGGGGTTCGATCATTAACACAGCTTCCATGTCAGCATTTGCTGGAGATTCATTGCGCACGGCTTATGGCTCCTCTAAGGCAGCTGTTGTGAACCTAACTCGTTACATCGCCACACAATATGGTAAAGATAAGATTCGTTGCAACGGAGTGGCTCCGGGCCTGATCTTAACACCTGCGGCTGCAAGAAATATGCCGCCAGCTGTGCTGGATATTTTTCAGAAGTTCAACGCTCTGCCTTACCATGGAGAAGCGGATGATATCGGAAACACAGTGTTGTTCCTGGCATCGGATGAATCTAAATTCATTACTGGTCAAACGATTGAAGTAGAGGGTGGTCACTATATGTCCAACCCGAGCATTACGGACTTCCAGAATTACATGATGGAAGCTAAAGGTAAATAAAATCATGCGTAATTAAAAAATCCGGTCCATGCTCGTGTTAATCGAGAGGGACCGGATTTTTGTTTGTATAAGTGAGTTAGGCTAAGTTAGCTTACCTTTTCAACAGCTTGCATAAAGGTCTTCAATGCGGAAGACTTTGCCCCTTCGATCCATTGCTTCAAAACATCTGTCTGACCATTTACATACCATCCGAGTTTTTCCTTCAGCTCTTGGTCAAAGTTGTTAGGCTGTTTTGTTCGTTCAGCTATGAGCTGTTTAATCATTTGTGGCCAACGATACCCATTAAGACCAAAGCTGTGTTCGGGGTAATGCTCAGCCAGTGTCAATACAGAAGAAAGCGACTCACCAGCGTATAATTCTGCCGCCAAATAGCTGCCAATAAAACGATGGCTGTTATCATGCTCTAAGGCGATAGCAAATTGCTCCCGAGCTTCTGTAAGCTTGCCTTGATGCATGAGAGCTACGGCGTTTATAGAGCGTACATAACTGTTTAATTCGATTGGGTTTAACTCGTTGTAGCGGGAATGAAATTCGTTATAAGATTTCCAGTCCTTATGGTCAAAATAATACTGTGTCAACGTGAAGGTATAATTAGAATAAGGATGCAACTGTATGAGCTTTTGGAGTAGCGGAATCGCCTGATCTTCTAATGAGTCATCCTTCGTCAGGGAGGATTTAGCGAGCATCAGCTTCACAAGCATATGCAGGGCATGAGCATCCTGTGGATCATCGGCAACATTCTGTTGGTACATTTCTATGGCTTGATCAGGTTTCTTATTTAACAATAGTCTATCGGCTATGGTTAATTCTCGTTCCTTGAGATAGAAGAAGGGCAGATTACCAACGGTGTCTTCGTTCAATCTGTAGCCATTACTGCGGGTAAGCAGATGTCCATCCGCATCAAATGCCTCGATATTCCAAGAAAAGCGTGCTTCAGGATTCATGAACACGAGAAAAGATAGAGGATCAATCGATTCAAAGCCCTCTCCGCCACTGCCGTAGGAGAAACCACTGTTGTAATAGAGTTCATCTACTGGAATAGAGACTTGATTGTCCGTGATATGGTCCCGAA
This genomic stretch from Paenibacillus sp. FSL H7-0737 harbors:
- a CDS encoding sugar phosphate isomerase/epimerase family protein, encoding MKLGVFDPVFGSLTLDEMLDKIAAAGLNAVEIGSGGNPGNAHCPTDELLASESARKEYLEKFTKRGIMISAFSCHNNPISPDKEEAREGDEILRKSIKLASLMGVKVVNTFSGTAGDSDDAKAPNWPVTPWPTVYSDIKTWQWEHKLIPYWKEIGKLAEEHGVKIGIELHGGFLCHTPYTILKLREATCDAIGANLDPSHLWWQGIDPVGAIKILGKAGAIHHFHAKDTYLDQDNINMYGLTDMQPYGDVQTRAWTFRSVGCGHSISEWSDIMSALRTYGYDYVVSIEHEDPLMTVDEGFQRAVTNLQSILIRDQPQGMWWA
- a CDS encoding copper homeostasis protein CutC, with translation MLLEVIATTLSDAVMAERYGADRIELITGISEGGLTPSLGLIEKVRNAVSIPVRVMVRPHARSFSYDKDDIETMEQDIQHIVSIGGLSVVMGMLRPDGTIDEESLQRLLHTAKGLEVTFHRAFDEVRDQFEALEILMRYPQITDILTSGAENTAPKGAERLAALEQLTSEQSISILAGSGLTADGLSDFIKQTGVRRVHFGSAVREDGDALKPIDPLRLQAVRNLLNKRKDH
- a CDS encoding VOC family protein, which encodes MSKVQFSVQVRLVSNLERSKEFYATVLSCEVNDWWAVRDEFALGFKLIQAARIEDVLPNSAGQGQIIPWDTYAYVETHSELDELYEELKGKGAEFVQEPDLQEADWGSWKDFAIKDPDGYVIAFGSGKKH
- a CDS encoding L,D-transpeptidase family protein, with amino-acid sequence MGFFVSGGRFESLLQRNMKLMLVFGLLFAACFTGVGKAEAAAGSDLIIVNKKTNKLAYFSDGKLVKTFPVATGKSKELTPEGSFKMVVKVKNRPYYKEKIPGGDPANPLGDRWLGLEVNGTYGTTYAIHGNNNESSIGKYVSAGCIRMHNDDIHWLYPKIAKNTRVIITTSTLAMESIATKNGYSVGSKMFAGAFELDGVTTKLKDPFLMDNSRVFVPLRESVALLGGTLQSKAGTGALLITIGNRTVAHQPLSDQAVVNGKTFTIPASRNENGRLMIPLSILPELFGIQVQWSSQSQSVKIIL
- the abc-f gene encoding ribosomal protection-like ABC-F family protein — protein: MTLIKAKNIRKEWNGTLLFEKVSFEISEGERVLLFGRNGIGKTTLLKGLIGRLLFEEGSIYHGLPREEWGVLDQQLEVSEEVTALDYVIAGSPELPQLKRRLEILSQRLQEQNDESEAGLTEYAEVYDQYLQLGGYDWEAKAEKCLKQLKLERSVWNVPYPSLSGGQKTRVQLAALLAQQPKLLILDEPTNHLDGETMEWLEQWVHTYPGTVLYVSHDRTFIDRTATALLELSPEGCRRYSGGYTQYREQKEVEARTLEGQYKKQEQEKEKLLESIRRYSEWFQQAHRAAGQHDFLRAKSKKNVSRLHAKEAALERLNKNRVELPRETSKLKMKLESEAFMADTLLSLREIDFAYKGSAPVLKNFSLSLNRGDRLAILGPNGVGKSSLLKLIAGIHQPSKGEVRLHPRTKVGYFAQELDNLAVSSTILDSLLELPGMTQTEARTILGCFLFSRDDVFKRIGDLSLGEKCRVAFLKLYFGKANLLVLDEPTNYLDIDTRERVEEALRVYPGGIVMVSHDRYLHTKVANRLVILAPTQAPKFFQGSYEEYISKDRSRVLTRKEQALEDDLVLLQLRLNQLIQSGTRNTEEENEALMAEIVNLRAQIQEIEGKEKTIHS
- a CDS encoding RDD family protein, with amino-acid sequence MDNYKVERLEQEDFIGFWKRVLATILDLLIILIPAVIVYWIFNSLAVSLHSEIPIILEYIFFVVFDVFMIVRFGGTPGKLVLKMKIVNQQGNIPTLKEALIRNIFRIISTIFSMIVGVSLYDLTVISTTLNLWAPLATDLSKILGLIMLVDYLFVAFTPRKRALHDMMAGTYVVDKSAI
- a CDS encoding MarR family winged helix-turn-helix transcriptional regulator, yielding MENPDIFRLIHAVELFTNEIIVRWMNAFDHNIGISPVLVLGELNKKGPQKQTTLAKKLGYTPGAMTNIANRLIKQEMAERKYNEDDRRNVLLSITDKGRDVLKEAQLKGQELRAEMFQKLDEEELQQFLKIYEKLLTSFDSSET
- a CDS encoding SDR family NAD(P)-dependent oxidoreductase, coding for MGRVQGKVALVTGGASGIGLSAATLMAREGAKVVIADFNVEAAKEAAAKIKSEGGEAEGLFLDASQADSIKEAVDFTVAQYGTITVLFNNVGLTNLQKDLDVVNIDLEEWDRLMNVNTKSVLLGSRFAIPHMIKAGGGSIINTASMSAFAGDSLRTAYGSSKAAVVNLTRYIATQYGKDKIRCNGVAPGLILTPAAARNMPPAVLDIFQKFNALPYHGEADDIGNTVLFLASDESKFITGQTIEVEGGHYMSNPSITDFQNYMMEAKGK